Genomic segment of Pseudomonas sp. DY-1:
GGGCAAGGTCGAGCGCATCGTCGACTTCGGCGCCTTCGTCAATATCCTGCCGGGCAAGGACGGTCTGGTGCACATCTCGCAGATCAGCGACAAGCGCATCGACAAGGTCACCGACGTTCTGCAGGAAGGTCAGGAAGTCAAAGTCCTGGTCCTTGATGTCGACAACCGTGGTCGCATCAAGCTGTCGATGAAGGATGTAGAAGCCGCCGAGGCTTCGGGCGTCTGATAATCGCCGCACGATGAAAGAGAGGGCCCCTTGCGGGCCCTCTTTTTTTGCCCGGACAATGGCGAACCGCCATCGTGCCTGGAACAGTCATGGACAAGACGCTCTGCCAGTACCATCCCGCCCAACCCGCAACCTGGCACTGTGTGCCATGTCAGCGCCATTTCGGTGATTGCTGCATTCCCCTGAATGCTGACGTTCCCGACGACAGCCCGGCCTGTCCGTTATGCCGCAGCCAGCTGACCTTCCTCGGTGCGGCCAACACCGCCCAACCCTTCTGGGAACGTCTGCCTCAATTCTTCGCTTACGGCCTGCAGACCGGGCCACTCGCTTTCAGCGCCCTGTTGGCCCTGGCAGGCCTGTTCATGCCGCGCTCGCTGATCCTCTGGATCATCTTGCTGAGCATCGCCACCAAGTACTTCCACAGCGTGATCGAGGCCAGCAGTGAGGGCGTGCGAGAGTCGCCGTCACTGGTCAGTGCCTTCGCTGGCGAAGGCTTTTCATTGTTCTTCAAGCAGATGGCGGTCTTTGCCATCGCGCTTGGGGCACTCTGGCTGGCAGCCGATTTCAACAGCGAGACGATCTTCTGGGTGGTGAACATCGCCATTGTGCTCCTGCTGCCGGCAAGCATTATCCGTCTGGCGCTGAGCAAAGAACTCGGTGCTGCGTTGAGCCCCGACCAGGTGGGTGAAGTGATCAAGGCGATGGGCTGGCGTTACCTGATCCTATGCGCTTTTCTCTTCATCCTCTGGCAATCCCCCAGCTACGTGGCCTGGATGCTTTCCGGTGGTTTGCCCAAGGTGGTGCTGATGCCAATCGCCACTTTCCTGTTCGGGTACTTCGGCGTGGTGATGTGCAGCATGATGGGCTATGCCGTGTTCCAGTATCAGGGGGCATTGGGCTTTGCGATTGCCGAGGAAGGCACCCAGCAGGGGTTGCCGGAAAACGAATGGCGCCGACGCAAGGCTCTCGCCGAAGCAGAGATTCGTCTCAAGGAAGGCCAAAGCGATGGTGCCCTGGAGATTCTCTCCAACGCTCTGCAGCGCGACCCCGAGGACTTGCGCCTCAACGAACGTTTCCACCAGTTGCTGTTCGGGTTGGGCGCGCGGGAGCGCTGCCTTCGCCACCTGGATCATTACCTGCCCCTGGTCGCCCGCCAGAACCCTGCGCAGGCCGCGACTGCGCTGCTGAACGCCCGCCAGTTCCAGGCTGACTTCCTGCCCGGCGATGCGCTGGTGTGCGAGCAGGTCGCGGGTGCCCTGCTCGATCGCCACAAGGTGCGCGAAGCGTTGAGTCTGCTACGCAACCTGCACCAACGCTTCCCCGACTATCCACATATTCCGCGTGCCTACCTGCTGGCGGCTCGTGGTTTCGCCGAAGGCCTCGGTCAGGTGGAGCCGGCGCAGAAGCTGCTGGCATACATCCGCGCACGCTATCCGGCTTCGCCTCTGTTGGACCAGGTCACTGCCCTGGAAGGCACCATCGCCAGGTTGGGTAACGCTGGACGCTGAGACGGGTTTGATCGTGCAGTCTGCAAGGCCTCCTAGGGGAGAACTTGCAGACTGCATGTGGCAGGTTCTTCGGTGATGTATTTATCTGATTGATTTTGTTGGTTTTTATCTTAATTCGGAAGCTGGCACAGGCCTTGCGACATTTCTCGTGACCCTGCAGCCGGGAACTTGCTGCAGATGTTCCGAAGTAAAGAGGAGAACCCCTCATGAAACAGTCTTTCACCAAGTGGACCTTTGCCGCTGTTACTGCTGCCGCCATCAGCCTGCCGTTCGCTACCGGCGCTTACGCAGAAACCAGCGGACAAACCATGCTGGCAGCCAGCGACACCGTTCAGAAGGCCGAAGAGGCTGTCTCGGACACCTGGATCACCAGCAAGGTCAAATCGACATTCCTGGCTGACAAAAACCTCAGCGGCATGGACATCAAGGTCGAAACCAACAAGGGCGTGGTTGCACTGTCCGGCATGGTGAAAACCGATGCCGAACGTGACCTAGCCATCGAAACCGCCAAGAACATCAAGGGTGTCACTGCGGTTTCTGCCGACGGCCTGAAGTCCGCCGATTGACCCTCGGCTGGTTCCGCCCTTTCCGGGCGGCCCAGCTAAAGTAAAGGAGCGTCCTATGAACGCTGACATCATCAAAGGCAAATGGAAGCAGCTAAGCGGCCGAATCAAGGAGAAGTGGGGCCACCTGACCGATG
This window contains:
- a CDS encoding BON domain-containing protein, with protein sequence MKQSFTKWTFAAVTAAAISLPFATGAYAETSGQTMLAASDTVQKAEEAVSDTWITSKVKSTFLADKNLSGMDIKVETNKGVVALSGMVKTDAERDLAIETAKNIKGVTAVSADGLKSAD